The Mytilus edulis chromosome 4, xbMytEdul2.2, whole genome shotgun sequence nucleotide sequence ataaaaaaaaatgtatttaagaaagatggtatattctggatgatatattagcacaacCTTATAGTCAATTTGATTTCTCCAGTTACTTAGTGggctgtcaattttgaaactaatattttttcacatgaagaattttgtaatactttaatttattatcaagtttggttgaaaagtctgaatagtttctgctttgttccagtaatcaaacattttgtttcatttgcatctatgaacatgttattcattttacaccactcttcaaccctgtataaatcttcttgaacatcatcatttatattttctagatgtttccccctgatttatgaatagtggtgtcatcagcaattacaacgatataggtctgtttcacaatttttaatgcataagggaaggtaatttataaatagcacaaacaatagaggacacggtatagaacattggggaacaccaaattttacatgttgttgttcagagttaacattacaaatgtataccttttgttattcaggtatgacttaaaaaaactaacaatagtctcactaaatccatacatgtcgagctttaaacaaagaaagtcatattctaccaaatcaaaaacttttttttaaatcttaataaaattgctaggtttaaattaccatctttcatttcttgcaaccatgtgtcaatgatattaaataaatgtcaagctcaatccagtatatattccaagttatggacaaatgaatcgataatgctattaaaaataccaaatcataaccagtgcttttctctttttctatttacagtatatgactaggtaataatgattacttttttcaactattttcatacttttttgttcttttgtatcaagggcataattgtttatggcaaactaagcatctgcataatcaaactattcctaactatactctacctcaaattctggaaactgcagaatttttgtcatagcagtcttatggtagctgaactatttctattttttgtaaatctggattaataagtcttttgtcacattctggggctatagaaaaaaaacattacagaattatcaaaattatgtgtgtataatgtttgtgtacagtcattcaactaaaaaaggacaaaaattatttttttgtgtataaataaataattatgattttaatgtcttaatattataaaaaaaacttcaaaagattaaatttaaattataatctaaacatgaaagagcacatataaatcaaccttttactcagatttatatctaaaaccagttataactagctataatatctttgacttcacaaatataataatctaattttacaaatcagtatttatttggtggcacttcctgcacactaagtatgttatgccttaggtttaattttgatgcaatcacatttcagaaggtacatgtcttgaactgttttaatgaataaattacagtttaaaactcagtttaggctgacctgaggtcaatagtcttaaacaatgtcatcaaactatcagttttactgtaatatattgatattgtgacatttatgggaaagagcatatgagttagtcatattggtcaatacaatggaaagtttatagctgagactactataacactatgtgttatactagtagtctcagtttataactatgttaatgttaattatatacatgacataataattaaatcatttaaaaaactattccaaagatttctctcaaatcatgtttacatttttttagagaaaagtctgtctgaaatatattcagggttgtccaaataattatgacttcttaaaaagctatattatgggggaaaggggggggggactattatgttttttttcatacaggAGGAAGACGTCAACGCAAAAAATaacccaacaaaacaaaataaaataatagcctgtcaagacgtccttatatcataataatttggtctaattttgggataatacaattaacttcctttgatgtcggggaggggaaaagttttgacgattaattattcttgaaactaaccattattatttcttattgttaTGTGTTAATCGAGCGCGATATGTGGTTctcgagttatttaaaaaaaaaaaaaaagggggggggggggttgttactatatcaaatttacccagtttggagacaataaatatttaaaatctaaccataaactccaatgttcctgctttttttagcagaacaaacacgatggcattctcgtctctgttataatcaatagttaactcatttcttctttcaggttatttcttaatcaattatctatctatttaccatgtttatgttaaactggtccgtaattccatcgtagtgtatcgataagtgaacacaacagggatcCAGTTTATTAAACGTCTGTAAACCGAGgtatataatatacaaggttCCTGAGTCAGTAACCGTAACTATCACCGTGCTTTGTGCGCATGCGCAAGAAACACCAACAACAAGGATAAAACAGGGTACATAGTTCCGtaatttcgtatatttttcttatcttcatactaaagagctccaaaagtaggcgtgcttaggtgcactgggcgggtctaaaaaccgactctcggtggttaacgtctctcgatggttaactttaagtgcctaccctattttgacagtcaaataataaaacCCGAGCCACAACGTAGAACTTAATATAAGCATTGTATTTAATTACTTCATGCAAATTCTATTCGTTGTCTATAAAATTATcgattttgattggtctagacgagagggtaacattcaaaaaaattgtcacccgctcagccatgtgatagagtaaataaacaccctcgtattagccaatcaaaatatggcatatTAACGTGAAGTATAAGAAAAGGAATTGTCATTTTCATTTCGAGGACGCCTTATCAAACACCTGAGAAACAAAGTAAAAGCTAAACGGTCAGCAGAACCAGATAATAAGTAAAAAGTCCGCAATACCCTTAAAGGATAGCCGGACGGAAAAACCCATACATCATCATTTCGAGGACATGATGTTTTGTATGGTAAAATTTCCGCTTTTAAAATGTTCATGTGGCAATTTGTGATTGTATAAGCATATGTGACCACTGACGTGTTACTCATTAGTCGAACACATACTGTCAACAATGCCATGGTAAAAACTaaaaatgatcaaatatcaaataaacagCAGTATGTATACAATAAACAACAAAGAAACACGAACATAAACAAAAATTgcgggtgatctcatgtgctcatGAAGAGTGGCAattgtcgtgttgctcatgcaaGTACAAACCCGGTGATTGTAGGCTACATTCGAAGAAAAGAGGACAAAattgtggttacgacaattggaacatatccgtcgtcatccgcgaaacagatattccataacggtcaactgaCTCTCGTGAGGGCGCCTGTAAAAGTTCTCGGAGAcccttcaccacttggaactcttggtgaacagcaaccctctaccaagaaatttatgatataaaaatgaaCGCAAGCTATGAACTATCGTTATAAACTGGGAGATAAATACTACAAAATTATCCCGGCGCTGAAGGAATAtttctacatagaaatggaaCGTTCACAATTTTCCGGGAAGCTGAACTCGTTTTTTTGTCGTAACGTTTTGTTCACGATCGATCTTCATTGTCAATGTgtgtaaatttaaaaacaagacaactctccacaaaagaccaaataacaaagaaattaacaactatatgtcaccgtacggccttcagcaatgaacaAATCCGATGACGCACAGTCAGctatataaaaggccccaaaatgaccaatgtaaaacaattcaaacaagaaaactaacggcctaatttatgtacaaataatgaacgaacaacaaatatgttacacagcaacgaAGGGCAACCAATGAAATATAGAATACAGAATGGGGCGGGGATGAACTCGTTCAAAGGCGCCAACTATACGCTAACCTGGGACATTGATggaacagtacaacataagtcAAGTATGTCGAGATATTAGGCAAACCTAACTGTATCTGTTGCATCCTTTATTCCAAGTTTGATGGGATACATGCGTGAAACATAGTACTCctcaaactttgaattatttgacACTTTAggctataatgtctgtttgtttttctcgtacatttttgtcaatataaaggcATTCTAtacgactatcatacaagtgaaaggttaagctagctatgaaAGTTCAgtcaaaccaggtttaatccaccagttTCTTCATATAGAAATGAAATGCATTTAATTTGTCAAGAAtcagtatgacagttgttttccattcgtttgatgtattttcattttaccatttgataaaggGGTTTCCGTTATGAATTTGCCTTGGAgctatgtatttttgttattttacttttagtgaATTGGCTTCATCTATATATAATACCGAAGCGTGAAATTAAAGGATTAATGCTATCTGTTTTTCATTCTTCATAAGAAGATCCTGTATGAAATCAGCCTGATATGAATAATGGaataagtcggcaagtagaggagCACAATTGGTCCACATGGGAATATCGGTTGTGTGTTGAAAACACGCCCTTCAAACGGTACAACTATACCGTCAATCAAGAAATCCAGAATCTTGATAACgtcagttttgttttgtttgagttAGAGTAATTTTGTAACTAAGTTAGGTGTATTCCTCTCTTACAAAAGGTAATAGTATCTACGTTGACCCGTTGTATTGTTTTGTGCATTAAGTTTAAACTCAAAATTAGGCCCTACATTTTAATATCTGCTTATCACATATGATCACATATATAGTTGAATAGTTTTCGGGGAACCGAAACATACCAATTCGGTCTTGCATCTTTTGCAATAAACCTTGGTGCAATGAATGTTACTTATTTAAATACATTTGCTACAAAAAGTTTCTTTGACATCAAACTTATTGAAAATTGTTTTTGTGGTACCTCTATTCTTATTTCTGGTAAATAAGAATAGAAGGGCATTACATTCATACTTGCTACAAtgtattaacaaacaaaaaaaaaaaaaaaaaaaaaaaaaaaaaaaaaaaaccgtatGTGATCGAAAAAAGTCACTTTAAACTACGACGTTTCTTACCGATACAGCCCGATTGCAAaaattactataaacaataaaagGATCCACACGAAGAACACGCATTTTAGACTAAAATTTGGTTATTACTTGCTCAGAAAATAGATGAAAGTATAGTGCTGTAGTAACGCTATAAAAGAAAATCTAATTTGAGAAACTATAACGAATAATATAATGTCTGGTACCTAAAAGCCCTGTTTTGGGGttcttgattatttttattttccggATGTAGTCAGACAATCATCAACTCACAGACAGAATGTTGACCTAATATAACTCTTGGTGTTTTTTATGCTTTTGAGCGTGTAATTTGTCCAACCAAAATAATAGCATTTTCTATTAGGAATCAACAAACAAAATGAGACATATAAGTAACATCAAAAACTGTGGGATGAATAGACacagaatgaaaatgaaaatattttgattcacaaatattttaaacagGTATGCGTATTTTTACTTATTGCGCTTCATAAGGAAGAAATTATCACACGACGTGACACAATGTGTCATTCTTTTTAGAAGGAAAGACAAACGGATATGTTTGAAAAAAGATCCCGGAAGAAGATCTAGGACAAAAACTGAATAGATAGATTAAATGAATTTACTTAAAAACAATAATTGGCAGTTAAATTCTTACTATTTTCTGTAAAATGTTCGGTTTGCTGACTAACTCAATTTAACAAACTGTGTTTGTGGTTTTGGTTTAAGGTATTAGTATATTGTTTCTTTCAAACAAAACGGGTAATTAcacaataatatttataaaattgatggATACATATAGGTAAATATAACATGCATAACAAGACGAAAATATATTTATGTGATATGAATATAAACATTGCGTTTTATAATACAGCATGATGAGTCGGCTATTCAATTAACTCGATAGTTCAAACGGTAACAACAGTCCGtatgaaaacattttgttttacaaattgtgacttggatggagagttgtcaccttggcactcataccatatcttcttatatctactttaTTCTGTCTACGAAACGACCGATCTTTGCTCTTACTCCTAAATACCGCATGCAAAGCTTAGAAgcagtaaaaacaaattgataagtCTCTGGTTTGTCCTGGCATGGGTTTGAACAATGGATGCcaaggggcagatccagccattttaaaaagggggttctaaacccagagtaaaggggggttccaactatatgcttccattcaaatgcattgatcgtccaaaaaaggggggttccaacccccggaaccccccctttggatccgccactgatgccacaattaaaaaacaacaacatcagGGAACCAATGATGTATATAAacatacaattattttaaaacaataaaaatacaaaattttcacCAATATGAGATTCATTATTACATCAACAACGGAAACGGAATTGCATTTCTGAGAGCTGTAGAGGGTTTTTCATCCACTCAATTAATTTAGCAGTAGAAACAATATAAACGTCCTTCATTTGCTCAAGTTTgtctaaaaacatttcaaaacctCGCGCATTGTTTCTATAAGCTGAATGAGTAAACCAAATATGGCGAAAGTTAACCCCGAAAGGAGTTttgtttgaattataaaaattataaaaattgttcCAGAGAAATTGAAAAGTTTCTTCAGCAGTCTTTGGAGAGAACATACATCCATCCACGTAATTACAAGGATATCTGTTTAAATAATCTTTAACAGGAATATTTGGAACCTCCCAAAGTCCACGATATTTCTTTTTCGGACATTCTGGTATTATGCAATGATCTTTCCATCCATAATCTAATGTAAATGGCCAaactttttcattttcttgcaATACTAGAGTGGAATCATATTGCAACCCTTCCTCAACAAGTCCAGAGTACTGACCGTCCCCAAAGGGTTTAAGTTCCGGACTCCGCCATCCGGTAACCTGCACTCTATTTCGTTTCATTCTACCTTTTTGCTGTGCTAGCTGACGACGAAACTCTGCTATGTTCGCTATGGACGACGAAGATCCCCGCATAGCTATTTCTTGACTCTTATTATTCAAGAAAGAAACAAACGAGTCTCTTGATCCCTCTTGAGACACAAAAAACGTACTTGATATCGGACAGTTATTAGGATTTTTTCTATCTCCAGAAAATATTTTCTTGAATCTAAAAAATACTCTAGAATCTATGTCGCCATCGAATGAAATGTACACGAATTGAGGCGTGTTTTCTCGGCCAAACCCGCCTGGAGTTTTACCTCCCTGACAAAAACAACCTGGCAGTTTACAATTTAATCCCTGTATACAGGTTTCCTTAGAATTTTCAGCACTATTTTGTTCACCGTTTTTTGATTGCACTGCCTGCTGTTGTTGCTTATTAAGAAAACCATTCCACATCCAAGACCAATTGAAATTATTAGATGATGCGCTTGAACTTGCAGGTTGTTGGTATGTTGGTTGACGATGCATTTCTGTTGGTCTATGAGTGGCGAAGTCAGCAAATTTTGTTTGATGAGTCAGTTTGATATATTTATAGGTAAATGGCCATTGTTCAGATAAAATCGGAACAGAAAATGGtgattttgttgattttattgAAGTACTCTTAGTTGTTGTTGATGTTGCAGTTGTCGTCGGAGATGGTGTTGTTGATTTGATTGTTGTCGAAGATGGTGTTGTTGTAGTTGTCGTCGGAGAatgtgttgttgttgttgtagttgACGATGTAGTCCTTGTCGTCGTTGTTGTTGCAGCTGTGCTAGGTATTGTTGTAGCCCTTGTAGTAGGCGTTTTTGTTGTGTGCTTCACTTTCGGTGTAGATTGAGATAGAATAGGGACAACGTTTCCTGTTTTGCATTGCCAGGGTTGGAATTTTTTTATATCGGACAATGAAGTTGGATGTTTCATCCATGCTAAGACATGTTTTACAGGCACAATGTACACATCACTTCGCTTTAAGATTTCGGTGATGAATCTGTCCATAGCTCTAAAATTATACTTTGATACAAACCAAGCCGCATGCATATGTATTCCCAATGGTGCCCTGTTTCCTCTATAAGCATtgttaaaattgtcaattaaatATTTGTATGCTTCAGTTTCATTTTTAGGTCTGTTGAGGCACCCATCAACATAATTGCATGGATATTGGTCCTTAAAATCCATCATTGAGTTAACAGGAAATTCCCAGAATCCTGGATGGGGTTTAGTTAAGCAAGGTTTCATTTGGCATTGATATGGCCATCCGTAGTCCGCAGTGAATGGCCAGGGATTGTGTGCTTTCATATGTCTTCTGGTGTAGGTAAGTGAAATATCATATTCGTACCCCAACTTTCGTAAAACGTCAGGCTGATAGTCCCCAGCTGTTTCCAGGAAAGGGCTTCTCCAACCTATTATTTCAGACTCGGGAATTCCACCAAGCCTTGCCAGATTCTGTTTTTGTAATCTTGCTTCTTTAAATAACGTTTGTTCGGTCCTAATATGAGAATGGTGAACACTATGAGACGCAATCTCCATTCCTCTGCCATAGAACTCTCTGACCTCTGCATATGATGTGTACTGGTTAGATACATACAAGGTCATTCCAATCGAGCATCCGTTAGGATTTGTTCTGTTGGACCGGAACAGTTTTTTATATAGCGGATCAACTAATGGCGTAAGAGCATCATCAAATCCAAAATAAACTATTTGCGGAATTTCTGATACACGCAAAAGAGGATGATTGAATGTAGAACAGAAACAGTTTGGTAGTTTACAGTTTTCTTTCTGTTTGCACTCCAAAGATTTGCAATAAGTTATTCCATATAGCATTGAAGTTACAAAACAGAACATCCATATTAACAGTTTGTCCATAGTTCACACTGTATGTAATCCAAAGTCTCAATTTCAACTGTCAGTTTCTCTTGTAGCATTAAGATCTTTATAAATATTCGTCATTAATATGATCATGTGATTTTTGAGAAATTGATGGTTTTCACCCAGGATGTAGCAGGCACTTGAATGAGAAGTTTATCAGCATGAAGTTAGATTTAACACCGACGTTAAGAACTAATCacttttttgttttagttttcagAGTATTTGAAGGGTTATTTATTTGTGTATACCTATACAAACATTCCATTAGGCGGAGTCTTTTCGATTCCGTCAAGTCGAAAGTCAGTCAAAATCATTAATTGTAAATAGTAAATGCGTTAAAGAATTATACTTTTATATCGATGCACATAGCGTCACTTTCTTGATAatgatatttttcatatatatatatatgaaataaagtaGTTCACTTCAGGTAAGGCCAAAGTTGTGTTATATTCTGTTAAAGGCCACTTTCTGGTAGCTGAGTTGGCCTGACGGAGACGTTATATTCTGTTGAAAGGTCACTTTCTGGCAGCTGAGTTGGCCTGACGGAGACCTTTAGGTTACACATTTTATTACTTGAAGGGGTCATCGGGAACCAAATTATAAATCGACACGACACGGTCATAGAgtaaatcaaatatttgtatatatcggAGATATTGTTCTTGCTTATACTTTTTGGTAATCAAATAATACAGGTACTTTCCtctgaaaaataattatattataattatatatatactttgatATAATACAAGGTGGTAAATTAAAGTTTATAGGTTGTTTTTTCGGACACAAGtactagtatattatatttttttcagagacaaATGCATTGGCCAAATATGTTTAAATGACATGCCCAAAGTTTGATTTAAGATTAACTTGTTTATTATAGGCACAAATTGTTTTTGGTTCCAATGCAGAAACATTAAATTCTGTTGTGTTGTTGGCtgaattttacatttaaatagtTCTTTATTAAAGATTGACATCAAACCGAATGCATGTTAAGTTAAATATGGGTGCTTTTTCATGTTTGTGTGTTCTTCGTACGGGCTTTATCGTTGGTTCTAAACCCTTGACATTGCTCGaagcaaataaaacaacaaacacgGCCTAAAGAAAAAGATAACGATGTGAatcaataatgaatatatatCGGGGATACAATGTTACTCCTTAGTGATAATGCATGTTAGTTATGAAATGACATGCCAACATTTTGATTAAAGATTTAGTTTGTTTGCTGTagttataaatgttttatacGTGAAGAGAATAAGGGAAAACACATATGATCACTTGGTGTACTAATTACAGGCACACCCTATGACAATCACCGTATATTTGGTATTTTCCTGCTTGATCTGACCAATGAGGGAATTTTGCGCACATCATTTGAATTAATAAAGGATGTTTAAAAGTAAATtagaaattagaaaaataaaataaattgtcgATCGGATATGAGTTGACCCTTTAAGTTAACGAGTCCCATAAATTACTGTGCGACAAAATTTGTTATGAA carries:
- the LOC139518927 gene encoding uncharacterized protein; protein product: MDKLLIWMFCFVTSMLYGITYCKSLECKQKENCKLPNCFCSTFNHPLLRVSEIPQIVYFGFDDALTPLVDPLYKKLFRSNRTNPNGCSIGMTLYVSNQYTSYAEVREFYGRGMEIASHSVHHSHIRTEQTLFKEARLQKQNLARLGGIPESEIIGWRSPFLETAGDYQPDVLRKLGYEYDISLTYTRRHMKAHNPWPFTADYGWPYQCQMKPCLTKPHPGFWEFPVNSMMDFKDQYPCNYVDGCLNRPKNETEAYKYLIDNFNNAYRGNRAPLGIHMHAAWFVSKYNFRAMDRFITEILKRSDVYIVPVKHVLAWMKHPTSLSDIKKFQPWQCKTGNVVPILSQSTPKVKHTTKTPTTRATTIPSTAATTTTTRTTSSTTTTTTHSPTTTTTTPSSTTIKSTTPSPTTTATSTTTKSTSIKSTKSPFSVPILSEQWPFTYKYIKLTHQTKFADFATHRPTEMHRQPTYQQPASSSASSNNFNWSWMWNGFLNKQQQQAVQSKNGEQNSAENSKETCIQGLNCKLPGCFCQGGKTPGGFGRENTPQFVYISFDGDIDSRVFFRFKKIFSGDRKNPNNCPISSTFFVSQEGSRDSFVSFLNNKSQEIAMRGSSSSIANIAEFRRQLAQQKGRMKRNRVQVTGWRSPELKPFGDGQYSGLVEEGLQYDSTLVLQENEKVWPFTLDYGWKDHCIIPECPKKKYRGLWEVPNIPVKDYLNRYPCNYVDGCMFSPKTAEETFQFLWNNFYNFYNSNKTPFGVNFRHIWFTHSAYRNNARGFEMFLDKLEQMKDVYIVSTAKLIEWMKNPLQLSEMQFRFRC